A portion of the Achromobacter sp. MFA1 R4 genome contains these proteins:
- a CDS encoding copper resistance system multicopper oxidase, whose protein sequence is MTSAVSNPRRRFVQGLAAGGTLASLGLWRTPVWAATNASQNTVLSGTDFKLEIAQTPANLTGAPRMATTVNGTLPAPTLRWREGDTVTLRVTNRLKEDTSIHWHGILLPTGMDGVPGLSFPGIRPGETFDYQFQVRQSGTYWYHSHSGFQEQTGLYGAIVIDPERPDPVSADRDHVVLLSDWTDEDPMSVFRKLKVMPDYYNYIQPSVESLREDAKRVGWKQALNERLMWQQMRMNNTDLADVSGATYTFLTNGKSPAGNWTGLFRPGEKVRLRFINGSAMTYFDVRIPGLKMTVVAADGQPVRPVEVDEFRIAVAETFDVIVEPSEDRAYTIFSQAMDRSGYARATLAPREGMQAEVPALDRVQVLTMMDMGMAHDMPGMEMGSSSGAAMEGMDHSSMGSTPSSGPGAVDHGSMQGMDHTGMSGMGAMSGMAGMNHGDKGNEGGMVEIKHPYPGERSPANTMPPDVVSTRLDDPGPGLRDNGRRVLTYADLHSVMEPADNRNPTREIELHLTGNMERYMWSFNGLKFTETKPIVLKFGERVRFVLVNDTMMTHPIHLHGLWSDMESPDGKFQVRKHTISLNPAQRITYRVSADARGNWAYHCHLLFHMEAGMFRAVVVE, encoded by the coding sequence ATGACAAGTGCAGTTTCAAACCCACGCCGCCGCTTCGTTCAGGGCTTGGCTGCCGGAGGCACGTTGGCCAGCCTCGGTCTTTGGCGCACGCCCGTCTGGGCAGCCACCAACGCGTCGCAGAATACAGTTCTGTCTGGCACCGATTTTAAGTTGGAAATCGCGCAGACTCCAGCGAACCTCACGGGTGCGCCACGTATGGCCACAACGGTCAACGGGACACTGCCTGCTCCGACATTGCGCTGGCGTGAGGGCGATACTGTCACGCTACGCGTGACTAATCGCCTGAAAGAGGATACCTCGATTCACTGGCATGGAATCCTTCTTCCCACGGGCATGGATGGCGTGCCGGGGCTCAGCTTTCCTGGTATTCGTCCGGGGGAGACGTTTGACTACCAATTTCAAGTGCGCCAAAGCGGCACATATTGGTATCACAGCCATTCGGGCTTCCAAGAGCAAACCGGGCTGTACGGCGCGATCGTCATCGATCCTGAACGTCCCGACCCGGTAAGCGCAGATCGGGATCACGTCGTACTGCTTTCGGACTGGACCGACGAAGATCCGATGAGTGTCTTCCGCAAGCTGAAGGTGATGCCCGATTATTACAACTACATCCAACCATCGGTCGAGAGTCTCCGAGAGGACGCGAAGAGGGTCGGATGGAAGCAGGCATTGAATGAGCGTCTGATGTGGCAGCAGATGCGCATGAACAATACGGACCTCGCCGATGTGTCCGGCGCCACATATACCTTTCTGACGAATGGGAAATCGCCCGCTGGGAACTGGACTGGACTCTTCAGGCCAGGAGAGAAAGTGCGCCTCCGCTTTATTAACGGTTCGGCAATGACCTATTTTGATGTCCGGATCCCCGGTCTGAAAATGACGGTGGTGGCCGCTGACGGGCAGCCCGTCAGGCCGGTGGAGGTGGATGAGTTCCGGATCGCTGTCGCAGAGACCTTCGACGTTATTGTCGAACCGTCTGAAGACCGTGCCTACACCATCTTTTCGCAAGCTATGGATCGGTCTGGCTATGCGCGCGCGACGCTCGCCCCGCGCGAGGGAATGCAGGCGGAAGTTCCCGCATTAGACCGCGTGCAAGTCTTGACTATGATGGATATGGGCATGGCTCACGATATGCCTGGGATGGAGATGGGCAGCTCGAGTGGAGCCGCGATGGAGGGAATGGATCATTCCTCCATGGGAAGCACACCATCGTCAGGGCCAGGCGCTGTGGATCATGGTTCGATGCAGGGCATGGATCACACCGGCATGAGCGGCATGGGCGCAATGTCGGGAATGGCAGGAATGAACCATGGCGACAAGGGAAATGAAGGAGGTATGGTCGAGATCAAGCACCCCTATCCGGGAGAGCGCAGTCCAGCCAATACGATGCCCCCCGACGTCGTCTCGACGAGATTGGACGACCCGGGCCCTGGCTTGCGCGATAACGGCCGCAGGGTTCTGACATATGCCGATCTCCATTCCGTGATGGAGCCGGCGGACAATCGAAATCCCACGCGGGAGATCGAGCTCCATCTGACGGGCAACATGGAGCGCTACATGTGGTCATTCAACGGTCTTAAGTTCACTGAGACAAAGCCCATTGTGCTGAAGTTTGGAGAGCGGGTCCGCTTTGTTTTGGTCAATGACACCATGATGACTCATCCCATTCATCTGCACGGATTGTGGAGCGACATGGAGTCCCCAGATGGGAAGTTCCAAGTCCGCAAGCACACAATAAGCTTGAATCCTGCGCAGCGGATCACCTACCGAGTGAGTGCCGACGCCCGAGGAAACTGGGCATATCACTGTCATCTTCTCTTTCATATGGAAGCTGGCATGTTCCGTGCAGTGGTCGTGGAGTGA
- a CDS encoding plastocyanin/azurin family copper-binding protein — MAKKKILAKAATAAAALMISLGAAASGDHAGGHRDGHDTAAVIGKPGSSDKVSRTIDVNMTDAMRFMPSDVEVKAGETVRFNVTNSGKIRHEMVLGTEANLDAHYQMMVSDPRMRHEEPNSISLPSGKTGEIVWQFDKAGRVAFACLEPGHYPAGMKGAVSIK, encoded by the coding sequence ATGGCTAAGAAAAAGATATTGGCTAAAGCGGCCACAGCCGCAGCGGCGTTGATGATTTCCCTGGGTGCGGCGGCCTCTGGCGACCACGCCGGGGGGCATCGCGACGGCCATGACACGGCCGCGGTGATCGGCAAACCTGGTTCGTCCGACAAGGTGTCTCGAACGATCGACGTCAACATGACAGACGCCATGCGGTTCATGCCAAGCGACGTTGAGGTCAAGGCCGGCGAGACGGTTCGGTTCAACGTGACCAATTCGGGGAAGATTCGTCACGAAATGGTGTTGGGCACAGAAGCCAATCTCGATGCCCACTATCAGATGATGGTGAGCGATCCCCGTATGCGCCATGAGGAACCCAACTCAATTTCATTACCGTCCGGAAAGACGGGCGAAATCGTGTGGCAGTTCGACAAGGCAGGGCGAGTCGCGTTCGCATGCCTGGAGCCGGGCCACTATCCCGCAGGCATGAAAGGCGCAGTGTCGATCAAGTAA
- a CDS encoding heavy metal sensor histidine kinase: MRGWRIPSIEIRLTVLLGVIAFVVSCIAGYTLFWALKREVQRQEMTEVAGKLELIDHLIDMLDTPPDMEQFRETLGNILVGHVNLRVWILGRDGKVLYGTDAPPALRQVGEDEVWLKTQDGWDMRGLSLKIDSPVLKDANLIVAVNIRPSMQFLYAFATALILICALWVGATVVLSAWAVRRSLAPIRRLSVQASRIQPENLAVRLPERGIDRELREFTHTFNNTLDRLQAAYQQMEGFNADVAHELRTPLATLINGTEVTLSSAHSVDELKDLLASNLEELQSLTALVNDMLFLARADGGELAQDPQQVQLLDVATHVVEYYEAALEEAGLSVTIHGGGMVRANPRLLRRALANLLSNAIKASPRGLNIDIFCRGSGSEGEIKVRNMGTPIEPEALPRIFDRFFRADSARSGRAEGHGLGLAIVDAIARMHGGTAFAASNRGGTEVGISIGHTANITKK; the protein is encoded by the coding sequence GTGAGAGGCTGGCGCATACCGTCAATTGAAATCCGCCTCACGGTCCTGCTGGGCGTGATCGCTTTCGTCGTATCCTGCATCGCCGGCTATACCCTGTTCTGGGCACTTAAGCGGGAAGTGCAGCGCCAGGAGATGACTGAGGTGGCGGGAAAGTTGGAGCTAATAGACCATCTAATTGACATGCTCGATACGCCTCCGGACATGGAGCAATTTCGAGAGACTCTCGGCAATATCCTCGTCGGCCATGTCAATCTGAGGGTGTGGATCTTGGGCCGTGATGGAAAAGTTCTCTATGGCACCGACGCGCCTCCCGCGCTGCGGCAAGTGGGCGAGGACGAAGTGTGGCTAAAGACTCAGGACGGATGGGACATGCGAGGTTTGAGTCTGAAGATTGACAGTCCGGTTCTCAAAGACGCCAACCTGATCGTCGCGGTGAATATTCGGCCAAGCATGCAGTTCCTGTATGCGTTTGCAACTGCACTGATTCTCATCTGCGCACTGTGGGTCGGCGCTACGGTGGTGTTATCCGCCTGGGCGGTTCGGCGTTCGTTAGCGCCCATACGCCGGCTATCCGTCCAGGCCTCACGTATCCAGCCCGAGAACTTGGCGGTACGGCTTCCAGAGCGCGGGATCGACCGGGAGCTACGCGAATTCACGCACACGTTCAATAACACGCTGGATCGTTTGCAAGCCGCGTATCAGCAGATGGAGGGCTTCAACGCAGATGTAGCGCATGAGCTGCGTACTCCATTGGCGACGTTAATCAACGGTACCGAGGTTACACTTTCCTCGGCTCACTCCGTTGATGAGCTGAAGGATCTGCTCGCCTCAAACTTGGAAGAACTGCAGAGCCTGACGGCCCTTGTCAATGATATGTTGTTCCTTGCTCGTGCAGACGGCGGGGAGCTCGCTCAGGATCCGCAACAAGTCCAGCTGCTTGATGTAGCAACGCACGTCGTCGAGTACTACGAAGCGGCATTGGAGGAGGCCGGACTGTCGGTCACGATTCACGGTGGAGGGATGGTTCGAGCAAATCCGCGTTTGCTGCGCCGGGCCTTGGCGAACCTGTTAAGCAACGCCATAAAGGCGAGCCCAAGAGGTCTCAACATTGATATTTTCTGCCGCGGCAGTGGCAGCGAAGGCGAAATCAAGGTCCGCAACATGGGAACCCCCATCGAACCAGAGGCATTGCCGCGAATTTTTGATCGTTTCTTTCGGGCTGACAGCGCCCGCAGCGGGAGAGCGGAGGGACATGGGCTAGGTCTCGCGATCGTTGATGCAATAGCACGCATGCATGGTGGTACTGCGTTTGCGGCATCTAATCGAGGCGGCACAGAAGTGGGCATATCGATCGGCCATACAGCTAACATTACAAAAAAGTAA
- a CDS encoding heavy metal response regulator transcription factor, with product MRILVIEDERKLAHYLQKGLREHNYVVDVSLDGTDGRHAALENSYDLIVLDVMLPGIDGFGILSDLRRVKDTPVLMLTARDKVEDRVRGLEGGADDYLVKPFAFSELLARIQALLRRGRGQESTLLRLDDLELDLARRKAHRAGVRLDLTAKEFSLLALMLRRQGEVLSRTMLAEQVWDMNFDGDTNVIEVAVRRLRAKIDDPFERKLLHTVRGMGYVLEARAS from the coding sequence ATGCGTATTCTGGTCATCGAAGATGAGCGCAAGCTCGCGCACTATCTTCAGAAGGGATTGAGGGAACACAACTACGTCGTCGACGTTTCACTGGACGGGACAGACGGCAGGCATGCTGCACTGGAGAACAGCTACGACCTGATAGTGCTGGATGTCATGCTTCCCGGTATCGACGGGTTCGGTATCTTGAGCGACCTGCGCCGGGTTAAGGACACGCCTGTGCTCATGTTGACGGCGCGCGATAAGGTGGAAGACCGCGTTCGAGGTTTGGAGGGTGGAGCGGACGACTACCTTGTAAAGCCATTCGCGTTTTCGGAGCTCCTTGCTCGGATACAAGCATTGCTGCGCCGCGGCCGAGGGCAAGAATCCACGCTTTTGCGACTGGACGACTTAGAGTTGGATCTAGCCCGTCGCAAGGCTCACCGTGCGGGAGTCAGACTTGATTTGACCGCGAAAGAATTTTCCTTGCTCGCGCTGATGTTGCGCCGTCAGGGTGAGGTGCTGTCCAGGACAATGCTCGCGGAGCAGGTGTGGGATATGAATTTCGATGGCGACACAAACGTCATTGAAGTGGCGGTGCGCCGACTCCGCGCGAAGATTGATGACCCTTTCGAAAGAAAACTCCTTCACACCGTTCGTGGGATGGGCTACGTGCTAGAGGCGAGAGCATCGTGA
- a CDS encoding DUF4148 domain-containing protein: MRTRKSITSLIVTAAALGPAIAGASTTFEVTNDEIGVATHYAPSAVTREQVAQDLAAWKKRPFAADGWTLTDGEEGWTAAFGRGKAPGDRHSILSRTSHPHWQAVDGEAGWVNALGT; encoded by the coding sequence ATGCGCACTCGTAAATCAATCACTTCACTTATTGTGACCGCGGCAGCGCTCGGGCCGGCCATCGCCGGCGCATCCACTACCTTCGAAGTTACCAACGACGAAATCGGCGTTGCGACACATTATGCGCCCTCTGCTGTCACACGAGAGCAGGTCGCTCAAGACCTGGCAGCTTGGAAGAAGCGCCCCTTTGCGGCCGATGGATGGACATTGACCGACGGCGAGGAGGGGTGGACCGCCGCCTTCGGAAGAGGCAAGGCACCGGGTGACCGACACAGCATTCTGTCGCGGACGTCCCATCCACACTGGCAAGCTGTGGACGGTGAAGCCGGTTGGGTCAATGCCCTCGGAACTTGA
- a CDS encoding DUF4148 domain-containing protein, producing the protein MNRFTLSLLVSVLSVGMASTAYAQSKTREQVLQELQQARAAGLITYGEQAYPPAFSQLSTKTRARVGEELREAKAAGLVNNAEQAYPPALLETSSQSKPRGEIRAELDAAKAAGQISFGELDYPPDTNG; encoded by the coding sequence ATGAATCGCTTCACTCTTTCCCTTCTCGTCTCTGTGCTTTCGGTCGGCATGGCGTCCACTGCATACGCACAGTCGAAGACCCGAGAGCAGGTCCTGCAAGAATTGCAACAGGCTCGGGCGGCCGGGCTGATTACGTATGGCGAGCAGGCTTATCCGCCCGCCTTTTCGCAACTGAGTACGAAGACGCGCGCCCGGGTCGGTGAGGAATTGCGCGAGGCGAAAGCTGCTGGGCTTGTGAACAACGCGGAACAAGCCTATCCGCCGGCGCTTCTCGAGACGTCGTCCCAGTCCAAACCTCGCGGGGAAATTCGCGCGGAACTGGATGCCGCCAAGGCCGCCGGCCAGATCTCTTTCGGTGAACTGGACTATCCTCCGGACACTAACGGGTAA
- a CDS encoding IS3 family transposase (programmed frameshift), with translation MSKNNANKFSPEVRERAVRLVQESRSEYPSLWVAVESIAPKIGCSAQTLLTWVKRHEVDSGQREGVNTSERERIKELERENRELRRANDILRTASGFFRAGGARPQTEVVNTYIDRHREVYGVEPICKVLQVAPSAYRRHAARLREPSRRSDRARRDEHLKPHVQRVWQENHRVYGAAKVWRQLNREGVTVARCTVERLMRAQGLQGVRRGKRLRTTIADDAASRPLDRVNRQFRADRPNQLWVSDFTYVSTWQGWLYVAFVIDVYARRIVGWRVSKSMTTDFVLDALEQALYARQPGNDGSLTHHSDRGSQYVSIRYSERLAEAGIEPSVGSRGDSYDNALAETINGLYKAELIHRRAPWKSRESVELATLEWVAWFNHKRLHSSIGYIPPAEAEANYYNQLGTTADEAVLL, from the exons ATGAGCAAAAACAACGCGAACAAGTTTTCCCCGGAAGTGCGCGAGCGCGCCGTGCGTCTGGTGCAGGAGTCCCGCAGCGAGTATCCGTCGCTGTGGGTGGCAGTCGAGTCCATCGCGCCCAAGATTGGCTGCTCGGCGCAGACGCTGCTGACCTGGGTCAAGCGCCATGAAGTCGACAGCGGGCAGCGCGAAGGCGTCAACACCAGCGAGCGCGAGCGAATCAAGGAGCTGGAGCGGGAGAACCGCGAACTGCGGCGGGCCAACGACATTCTGCGTACAGCCAGCG GCTTTTTTCGCGCAGGCGGAGCTCGACCGCAAACTGAAGTCGTAAACACCTACATCGACCGGCACCGGGAGGTCTACGGGGTCGAGCCGATCTGCAAGGTGTTGCAGGTTGCCCCGTCGGCCTATCGGCGCCACGCCGCGCGGCTACGCGAACCGTCTCGGCGCAGCGACCGCGCCCGGCGTGACGAACATCTGAAGCCGCATGTCCAGCGAGTCTGGCAGGAGAACCATCGCGTCTATGGTGCCGCCAAGGTCTGGCGGCAACTGAACCGTGAAGGCGTGACGGTCGCCCGTTGCACGGTCGAACGCCTGATGCGCGCCCAGGGCCTGCAAGGCGTGCGGCGCGGCAAGCGGCTGCGAACGACGATTGCCGATGACGCAGCCAGCCGTCCGCTGGATCGAGTCAATCGACAGTTCCGCGCCGACCGTCCGAACCAGCTCTGGGTCTCGGACTTCACCTACGTCTCGACCTGGCAGGGCTGGCTGTACGTGGCCTTCGTCATCGACGTCTACGCACGGCGCATTGTCGGCTGGCGCGTGAGCAAATCCATGACGACGGACTTCGTGCTTGATGCGCTGGAGCAGGCCCTATACGCCCGCCAGCCTGGCAACGATGGTTCTCTGACCCATCACTCCGATAGGGGATCGCAGTACGTCAGCATCCGCTATAGCGAACGCCTGGCCGAAGCGGGCATCGAGCCGTCCGTGGGTAGCCGTGGTGACAGTTACGACAACGCCTTGGCCGAGACGATCAACGGTTTGTACAAGGCCGAATTGATCCATCGTCGGGCGCCCTGGAAAAGCCGGGAATCGGTCGAACTGGCCACCCTGGAATGGGTAGCCTGGTTCAACCATAAACGCCTGCACTCATCGATCGGCTATATTCCGCCAGCCGAGGCTGAGGCAAACTACTACAACCAACTCGGCACAACCGCCGACGAGGCCGTTTTACTTTAA